One Rosa chinensis cultivar Old Blush chromosome 3, RchiOBHm-V2, whole genome shotgun sequence DNA window includes the following coding sequences:
- the LOC112193401 gene encoding uncharacterized protein LOC112193401: MLKQVFGKVWNKGVYGCGGSRIRACYYVPTSGFHNAQVHCAPRSFFGVEDFVDDNNSRPYTYQKEKKSKNPQKHVSFKQRTIAYLEPFTLDVFISKRFVSASITHRVTCKQVAVAGTNSKDIKAALKSRCDIPACIAIGQILADRAREADVYTASYTPRDRDKFEGKIRAVVQSLIDSGIDVKIYLD; encoded by the exons atgttGAAGCAGGTGTTTGGGAAGGTGTGGAACAAAGGGGTTTATGGCTGTGGAGGAAGCAGAATTAGGGCTTGCTACTATGTGCCCACTAGTGGTTTCCACAATGCACAG GTTCATTGTGCACCGAGAAGTTTTTTTGGGGTAGAGGATTTTGTTGATGATAACAATAGTCGGCCATACACTTATcagaaggaaaagaagtccAAAAATCCACAGAAGCATGTATCATTTAAGCAGCGGACCATAGCCTACTTAGAACCATTTACACTTGATGTGTTCATCTCAAAACGGTTTGTGTCAGCCTCAATCACCCACAGGGTAACATGCAAGCAGGTTGCAGTTGCCGGTACCAACTCCAAAGACATAAAAGCTGCACTCAAGTCTCGATGTGATATACCTGCCTGTATAGCCATCGGCCAAATTTTAGCCGATAGGGCTAGAGAAGCGGATGTCTATACCGCTTCATATACTCCAAGGGACAGAGACAAGTTTGAAGGGAAGATTAGAGCAGTTGTCCAATCCCTCATTGATAGCGGGATTGATGTTAAAATTTATCTCGACTGA
- the LOC112193933 gene encoding putative F-box/LRR-repeat protein At4g15060 — MGAHTILPDIPEDVLKQMFQFLPTKAAICMSCLSKQWQGVPISEFNEGGEHDDRNFDEHRKFINMLKFQLVLCEKEKQRQTTWDKFRLRMTRYSAKDATIVYKWLKFSFERSVKELDLSLRGSRVQNYYYLCRTSFINAKSLTILNLESVRIKIIMDIDKGEEYYEQRPESLLLRSLKTMSLKDVQFDSDALISLVWDCPLL, encoded by the coding sequence ATGGGCGCCCACACAATACTTCCCGACATACCCGAGGATGTTCTCAAACAGATGTTTCAATTCCTTCCCACTAAAGCTGCCATCTGCATGAGCTGTCTTTCTAAGCAATGGCAAGGCGTCCCCATATCAGAATTTAACGAGGGTGGTGAGCATGACGATCGCAACTTTGATGAGCACAGGAAGTTCATCAACATGTTAAAATTCCAGTTGGTATTATGTGAGAAAGAGAAACAAAGACAAACCACCTGGGATAAATTCAGACTTCGCATGACGAGATACTCAGCTAAAGATGCCACTATTGTATACAAGTGGTTGAAGTTTTCATTTGAGAGAAGCGTGAAAGAGTTGGATCTCAGCCTTAGAGGGAGTAGGGTGCAAAATTACTACTACTTGTGCCGGACCAGCTTTATCAATGCAAAATCTCTAACGATTCTAAATTTGGAGTCTGTGAGAATTAAGATCATAATGGACATCGACAAAGGTGAGGAGTATTATGAGCAAAGACCCGAGAGCCTTCTTCTTCGTTCTTTGAAAACTATGTCCCTCAAAGATGTTCAGTTTGATTCCGATGCTCTCATCTCCCTGGTTTGGGACTGCCCTTTGCTCTGA